A stretch of DNA from Thermodesulfobacteriota bacterium:
GCCCTCCTGCTCGCACTGACCCTCGCGGCTTCGCCGTGGATTCCTTATGCCCACGGCAGCATCGACGACAGCCAGTGTATCGAGTGCCACGACGAGATCGACTACGAGGCCTTCAACACCTCGGTCCACGGGCGCCACGCCTGCAACAGCTGCCACTTCGACGTGATCGACATCGCCGACCACGAGACCTGCGGGTCGGCCACCCAACAGAAGGCAGAGACCTGCCACCGCTGCCACCCGGACGAAGGCCGCGAGCACTTCGCGTCGGTGCACATGATCAACGACATCAAGTGCGCCGACTGCCACTCCGAGGTCCACGCCATCCAGAAGTGGGAAGGAAACAAGCAGGTCGGCGTGGACAAGTGCCTGGGGTGCCACGACGGCAGCGACTACCTGGCCAGCGTACACGGCCAGGCGGTGGCGAAGGGCAACGCCGATTCCGCTTCCTGCGCCGACTGCCACGGGCTGCACCGGATCGAGCCCGTGGGTGAGCCCGGCACCCACGACTACGTGGTCTTCCACACCCGGAGCTGCCAGCGCTGCCACGCCGACGCGGAGATGATGGCGCGCAACAACGTGCTGCCCATTGCCGTGAAGACCTACGAAGACAGCTACCACGGCAAGGTGGAACGTCTGGGGTCGGGGCTGGCCGCGGGCTGCGCCGACTGCCACATGGCCCACGGGGTCTTCTCCGGGGAGGACCCGCGCTCGAGCATCCACCCCGAAAACCTCACCGAGACCTGCGGGGCCTGCCACCCCGGCAGCACGATCCGGTTCTCCCAATTCCTGGCCCACGCCGATTATCACGACCGCGAGAACTACCCCATCCTGTACTGGACCTACATGACCATGACGAGCCTGCTCGTCACGGTCTTCGCCGTGTTCTGGATCCACACCCTGCTGTGGTGGCGCAAGGCCTACTGGTCCCGGCGCGAGAAGCTGTTGGAAGGGAACTTCGCGCACTCCCACGTGGACGAGCCGCTGCGCCCCTACCGGCGGTTCTCCTGGTTCGACATGCTGCTGCACATCTTGATGGTCGTGAGCTTCCTCGGGCTCGTGGTGACCGGCCTGCCCCTCAAGTTCCACCGGGCCCCGTGGGCAGGAGCCCTCATGGACCTGCTGGGCGGGCCCCACATGGCGGGGGACATCCACCGGTACTGCGCCATGATCACCTTCGTGTACTTCGGCTCGTGCATGGCGTACATCGTGTACTTCCTGTTCTTCAAGAAGCTCAGCCAGACCCCGCTGCAAAGGCTCTTCGGGCCCGACTCTCTCTTCCCCACCCTGCGCGACGTCACCGACATCACGGCCATGTTCCGGTGGTTCTTCGGGGGGCGCAAGGAACCCCAGTTCGAGCGATGGACCTACTGGGAGAAGTTCGACTTCCTCGCGGTCTTCTGGGGTATGTTTGCCATCGGCGGGTCGGGGCTGCTCCTATGGTTCCCCGAGTTCTTCGGCCGGTTCATGCCGGGGTGGGTCTTCAACGTGGCCATCATCGTCCACAGCGACGAGGCGCTGCTCGCCACCGGCTTCATCTTCACCGTCCACTTCTTCAACACCCACTTCCGGCCCGGAAAGTTCCCCATGGACATGGTGATCTTCCGCGGGCGCCTGCCCAAGTGGGAGATGTACGAGGAACGGGCCGACTGGGTCGAGCGACTGAAGCGGGAGGGGCGGCTCGAGGCCCTGGAGGCCAAGCCGGCCCACCCCCTGGAGGACCTCTTCGGCCACCTCTTCGGAGCCGTGGCCCTGGGCATCGGCTTGATCTGCATCGGCCTGATCGTGTGGGGCTTCCTCGCCCACTGATCGCCGCATCCCCCGCAGCACCTGCACGAAGGCCCCGGCCGCAGAACGGCCGGGGCCCTTTTTTGCTTCCATAAAGAAGTTCCCTCTCCTTCAGGCGCCTCTCCCTGGATGGGAGAGGCGCCTGGGACGAGGGTGGACGGACCGTCCTTCATTCCTCGGGGTGACCGAAGGTCATGGGCAGATCAGGGAAAGAGCAGTCCGTCCACGGTCTGGAGGAGGCGGGAGATGTCTGGCTTGCAGATCTGGGCGTCGGCCCCCACGGCCTCTCCCTTCTTGCGCATTTCCTCGTAGATCATGGAGGAGTAGAGCACGACGGGGATGGCGCGCAGGCGTTCGTCGGTCTTGATGCGGCGGGTGAGGTGGTGACCGTCCATCCGCGGCATCTCGATGTCGGAGATGACCACGTCCACCGGCGGCCCGCCGGAGACCCGCTCCCAGGCCTCCTGGCCGTCGGTGGTCACGACCACGGTGTATCCTCCCCCCTCGAGTTCCTGCCGCATGAGCTTTCGGATGAGGCCGCTGTCTTCGGCGATGAGGACGGTGCGGCCGTGGCGCCGCTCCGCGTCGCCGGGGGCAGCGGGTGTCGGAGCCGGGGCCACCGAGGGATTGAGCTCGGCCACGATGCGCTCGAAGTCCAGGAGGAAGACGATGCGCTCGCCCTCGTCGCTGCCCTTGCCGAGCCGCATGTACCCCAGGGCCGAGCGGCTCTCGGTCATGCTACCCCGTCCGGGGGTCTCCAGGTCGTCCCAGGTGAGGCGGTGGATGCGGCTCACGCCGTGGACGAGAAACCCCACCTTCATGAGGTTGAACTCCGCCACGATCACCTTGGCCTGCTGGGAGTCGACCGCCGTGGCGCTCCCCAGCCACTTGCCCAGATCCACCAGGGGGATCACGTCCTCGCGGTTGCGGAAGACGCCGGTCATGCAGGGGTGGGAGCCGGGCACCGCCATGATCGCGCCGGGCCGGATGATCTCCCGGACCTTCGCCACGTTGATGGCGTAGGGCCGGCCGTCCACGAAGAACTCCACGATCTCCAGCTCGTTGGTGCCCACGTCGGTCAGGATGCCCGGGTTCGCCGCCATGCTGCGCTCCTCTCCTGTGAGGTCTCCGGACATACGGATCGGCGGGAGCGCGCCGGGGCTTGAGGATCAGCAAGGAGCCCCCGGATGCACGGCCCAAATCGAGATCGACCCCGATCGCGATTTCGAGTTCGATTTCGATCGGGAGAAGGGATCGGGGAGGGTTCGCCCCGGCGGTCTGAGGCAGCGCTTCGCTAGCCCTCCGGCGTCCAGATCACGGCGAGCACCTGGGCGGGCTCGCCCCCGGCGCAGGAGACCCGGTGGGGTACCGAGGCGTCGTAGAGAATGCTGTCGCCCGGCTCGAGAATGTCTTGATGCCCCGCCAGGAGCACTTCCATGCGGCCCGAGAGGACGAAGAGGAACTCCTCCCCCGCGTGGACCGAGGGCGGGAGCTCCTTCACGGTGGGAGGCTCCAGGGTGATGAGGAAGGGCTCCACGTGCCGCGACTTCTTGCCGAAACCCAGGGCCTCGTAGGTATAGCCGTAGGCCACCCCCTCCTTGGAGGCGAATCGCGAGACCTGGCGCCGGTCGCCCTTGCGCACGATGGCGTAGGGTTCGGCGGCCTCGTCGCCCCACAGCTCGCCGATGCGCACGCCCAGGGCCTGGGCAAGCTTTCCCAGGGCACCCAGGGGCGGGCTCAGGAGGTGGTTCTCGATCTGGTTGACCAGGGCCGAGGAGTATCCCGTACGCTCGGCCAGCTCCTGGAGGGACAGGCCGGCCTTCTCCCGAACCTGCTTGATCCTCTCGCCCACCCGGATGAGCTCGGTCTCGACCATGGCTGCCTCCCGTTTCGCTGAGATCCGTCAGGCTCCGGACGCCAGACGTGCGCCCGTCTCCAGGGCCCGGAGGTTCAAGGGAATGAGCTTGTGGTGCTTCTCGGGGAGCACGTCGGGAAGGGCCTCCGCGAGCCGGGCCGCCTCCACCACACCCGTGGCGTGCACGTAGGCGCCCAGGGCGACCATGCTCGCGAGCCGCCCGTCGCCGAGCTCCAGGGCCGCCTCGTTGCA
This window harbors:
- a CDS encoding cytochrome c3 family protein; this encodes MTKRIFPALSAALLLALTLAASPWIPYAHGSIDDSQCIECHDEIDYEAFNTSVHGRHACNSCHFDVIDIADHETCGSATQQKAETCHRCHPDEGREHFASVHMINDIKCADCHSEVHAIQKWEGNKQVGVDKCLGCHDGSDYLASVHGQAVAKGNADSASCADCHGLHRIEPVGEPGTHDYVVFHTRSCQRCHADAEMMARNNVLPIAVKTYEDSYHGKVERLGSGLAAGCADCHMAHGVFSGEDPRSSIHPENLTETCGACHPGSTIRFSQFLAHADYHDRENYPILYWTYMTMTSLLVTVFAVFWIHTLLWWRKAYWSRREKLLEGNFAHSHVDEPLRPYRRFSWFDMLLHILMVVSFLGLVVTGLPLKFHRAPWAGALMDLLGGPHMAGDIHRYCAMITFVYFGSCMAYIVYFLFFKKLSQTPLQRLFGPDSLFPTLRDVTDITAMFRWFFGGRKEPQFERWTYWEKFDFLAVFWGMFAIGGSGLLLWFPEFFGRFMPGWVFNVAIIVHSDEALLATGFIFTVHFFNTHFRPGKFPMDMVIFRGRLPKWEMYEERADWVERLKREGRLEALEAKPAHPLEDLFGHLFGAVALGIGLICIGLIVWGFLAH
- a CDS encoding XRE family transcriptional regulator, with the translated sequence MVETELIRVGERIKQVREKAGLSLQELAERTGYSSALVNQIENHLLSPPLGALGKLAQALGVRIGELWGDEAAEPYAIVRKGDRRQVSRFASKEGVAYGYTYEALGFGKKSRHVEPFLITLEPPTVKELPPSVHAGEEFLFVLSGRMEVLLAGHQDILEPGDSILYDASVPHRVSCAGGEPAQVLAVIWTPEG
- a CDS encoding chemotaxis protein, translating into MAANPGILTDVGTNELEIVEFFVDGRPYAINVAKVREIIRPGAIMAVPGSHPCMTGVFRNREDVIPLVDLGKWLGSATAVDSQQAKVIVAEFNLMKVGFLVHGVSRIHRLTWDDLETPGRGSMTESRSALGYMRLGKGSDEGERIVFLLDFERIVAELNPSVAPAPTPAAPGDAERRHGRTVLIAEDSGLIRKLMRQELEGGGYTVVVTTDGQEAWERVSGGPPVDVVISDIEMPRMDGHHLTRRIKTDERLRAIPVVLYSSMIYEEMRKKGEAVGADAQICKPDISRLLQTVDGLLFP